The proteins below are encoded in one region of candidate division WOR-3 bacterium:
- a CDS encoding glycosyltransferase family 4 protein: MKMLFNAAFNTKLKVGISSYIQRIIPELARLCELTILTPDPEIFSAYGKTIKLPELVRTNLSRTRWTLTKLNHYCTKEYDILFCPTPVVPVFPRLPTIGVVHDLIPFKMRQFLPQKEKLSFWLGFQSLRFAWKIVTVSEATKKDLTEMKILPPHRIFVAHNGPGVTPTTTDYDFGKQFVPYVLYVGSHAPYKNTRRLIAAFAQLRTYPELKLVLVGGDTKHQLDFAHAQLKRYNLQSRAFVFSALDENRLSSLYQHCTLFITASLYEGFGLPVLEAMLHGAPIACSNTSSLPEVANGAAVYFNPLSVKDIAAKIQSLLDNAALRTRLSTIGKERARQFTWEKTARLILQFAQQS, translated from the coding sequence ATGAAGATGTTATTCAACGCCGCCTTCAACACAAAATTGAAAGTCGGCATCTCATCATACATCCAGCGCATAATTCCAGAACTCGCTCGGCTGTGTGAGCTGACAATCCTGACGCCCGACCCGGAAATATTTTCCGCTTATGGAAAAACTATTAAACTCCCCGAATTAGTCCGCACCAACCTCAGCCGCACAAGATGGACACTAACCAAACTTAACCACTACTGCACAAAAGAGTACGACATCTTATTTTGTCCTACACCGGTAGTTCCAGTTTTCCCGAGACTGCCGACCATTGGTGTGGTCCACGACCTGATCCCTTTCAAAATGCGTCAATTTCTACCCCAGAAAGAAAAACTGTCCTTCTGGCTTGGTTTTCAGAGCCTTCGTTTTGCCTGGAAGATAGTTACCGTATCAGAAGCCACCAAAAAAGACCTGACAGAGATGAAAATCTTGCCGCCGCATCGCATATTTGTTGCCCATAACGGACCGGGTGTCACTCCCACCACAACCGACTACGATTTCGGTAAACAGTTTGTTCCCTATGTTCTCTATGTGGGCAGCCATGCCCCGTACAAGAATACGCGCCGTTTAATTGCCGCTTTTGCGCAACTCAGAACTTATCCAGAACTAAAACTTGTCCTTGTGGGCGGTGACACCAAACATCAGCTTGATTTTGCTCATGCGCAGCTCAAACGGTACAACTTACAGTCCCGGGCATTTGTTTTCAGTGCACTGGATGAAAATAGACTTTCCAGTCTTTACCAACACTGTACCCTATTTATCACCGCTTCACTTTACGAGGGGTTCGGGCTACCCGTACTCGAAGCGATGTTGCACGGTGCACCAATTGCCTGTAGCAACACCTCCAGTTTGCCGGAAGTGGCAAATGGCGCTGCGGTATATTTTAATCCGCTTTCGGTAAAAGATATCGCCGCCAAAATTCAATCCCTCCTGGATAACGCGGCACTTAGAACCAGATTGAGCACAATCGGAAAAGAGCGCGCCCGCCAATTTACCTGGGAGAAAACTGCCCGGCTTATCTTGCAGTTTGCCCAGCAATCCTGA
- a CDS encoding glycosyltransferase, which produces MTTVLRADFHNQLQHFKKFEVWHLYHRCASDISQNELGSRTIRFRNLIDLILKLARLKPALIQGGEPYDIPTQFSLIVATLIGSSILGVPYYFPTFENIPPETKFSRIYRFGIPLSPLLIPFIKWLARIYAGRALVIFAVNEGARKNMASLNCHREKISNLLYATWGVNTELFTNQIQGNEPNMGPNGILFVGRLIEQKGILVLLEAYNKVKKQIPDAQLFIIGEGPLKDKINQLANSMGLANSIHLLGTILNQNLPPYFRAARVTVTPSIATQRWAEQVGMVNIQSIACGTPVISTFSGSIPEFVIDGVTAILVPEQNPEALADAIVRVLSDQQLHNHLSQNCRSYAVEYYDARKNIDKVETVLWNRLFGKI; this is translated from the coding sequence TTGACCACTGTGCTCCGCGCCGATTTTCACAACCAGTTGCAACATTTTAAAAAGTTCGAAGTGTGGCATCTTTATCATCGTTGTGCCAGTGACATTTCCCAGAATGAGTTGGGAAGCCGAACCATCCGCTTCCGAAATTTAATCGACCTGATTTTAAAACTGGCTCGGCTGAAGCCGGCGCTTATTCAGGGCGGCGAGCCCTATGACATTCCCACGCAGTTCTCTTTAATCGTCGCAACGCTCATCGGGAGTTCAATTCTGGGTGTTCCTTACTACTTCCCCACATTCGAAAACATCCCACCCGAAACAAAGTTTTCACGCATCTATCGGTTCGGTATTCCCCTGAGTCCCCTTTTAATTCCCTTTATAAAATGGCTTGCCCGAATATATGCCGGGCGGGCACTGGTGATATTTGCCGTTAATGAAGGGGCAAGAAAAAATATGGCTTCTTTAAACTGTCACCGAGAGAAAATTAGCAACTTACTTTATGCCACCTGGGGGGTTAACACTGAACTTTTCACGAACCAGATTCAGGGCAATGAACCTAATATGGGACCCAACGGCATACTCTTTGTCGGACGCTTAATTGAGCAAAAGGGAATCCTTGTTCTGCTTGAGGCTTATAACAAAGTTAAAAAACAAATCCCCGATGCCCAACTTTTTATCATCGGTGAAGGACCTCTAAAAGATAAAATAAACCAGCTCGCAAATTCAATGGGCTTAGCGAATTCAATCCACCTTTTGGGAACAATCTTAAACCAGAATTTGCCGCCTTACTTCCGCGCCGCGCGGGTCACTGTCACACCTTCAATCGCCACCCAGCGCTGGGCGGAACAGGTAGGAATGGTGAACATCCAGAGTATCGCTTGTGGCACGCCGGTAATATCAACTTTTAGCGGCTCTATTCCTGAGTTTGTGATTGATGGCGTGACCGCAATCCTTGTACCGGAACAAAACCCGGAGGCATTGGCTGATGCCATCGTCAGGGTGTTATCCGACCAGCAACTGCACAACCACCTTTCTCAAAACTGCCGTTCCTATGCCGTAGAATATTACGATGCCCGAAAAAACATCGATAAGGTTGAAACAGTCCTCTGGAACCGTCTATTCGGGAAGATTTAA
- a CDS encoding glycosyltransferase family 4 protein produces the protein MRIGVDGFPYIFKGAGIARYLTAMLDEMVVLAPEDEFLIYAPMPVAVPLRPAGNWRLRVVESRLSARPTLWTQIILPKALAADGTDVFWAQPTYLPLKLQSNCLRILTVHDLVPYVAPWSMELRCLLQMRLRLGRIARAAELVVCVSDATAELAQRYLKLNPEKIKVIKEAAAPVFQPVEISEAKRAVAERFGIVGDYIIFVSTIEPRKDHLLLLKALEMVPDAPLLVLVGGIGWRCGKILREIKRFEAKGRVRYLGRVEDEQLRALYSAARLSVYPSRYEGFGLPVLEAMACGCPVLASDSSSLPEVGGNAAEYFRTGDANDLARKLQALLCDDDRLKTMAEQGLVRARQFSFQKSATEFLELIRTSLIAPHFSAK, from the coding sequence ATGCGTATTGGAGTTGATGGATTTCCTTATATATTCAAGGGTGCGGGTATCGCCCGCTACTTAACCGCGATGTTAGATGAAATGGTCGTTCTGGCTCCAGAAGACGAGTTTCTCATCTATGCGCCGATGCCGGTCGCAGTTCCGCTCCGACCCGCGGGCAACTGGCGCTTGCGGGTGGTTGAGAGTCGTCTCTCGGCAAGACCTACGCTCTGGACCCAGATAATTTTACCTAAGGCACTGGCGGCAGATGGTACCGATGTTTTCTGGGCACAACCAACTTATTTACCACTGAAGTTGCAGTCAAATTGTCTGCGGATATTAACCGTGCACGACCTGGTTCCTTATGTTGCGCCCTGGAGTATGGAACTTCGATGCCTGTTGCAGATGCGTCTGCGACTCGGGCGAATTGCGCGGGCAGCAGAACTGGTTGTTTGCGTTTCTGATGCTACGGCGGAACTGGCGCAGCGTTACCTGAAACTGAATCCGGAAAAAATAAAGGTGATAAAGGAGGCCGCAGCACCGGTTTTCCAGCCGGTTGAAATTTCGGAAGCAAAGCGCGCGGTAGCAGAGCGGTTTGGTATCGTGGGCGATTACATAATTTTTGTTTCCACCATCGAGCCCAGAAAGGACCATCTGCTACTATTAAAGGCGCTGGAGATGGTACCGGACGCGCCTTTGCTTGTGCTGGTTGGGGGTATTGGTTGGCGCTGCGGCAAAATTTTAAGAGAAATCAAGCGGTTTGAGGCAAAAGGCAGAGTGCGCTATTTGGGAAGGGTGGAAGATGAACAGTTGCGGGCGCTTTACAGTGCGGCTCGGCTTTCGGTTTATCCTTCTCGCTATGAGGGTTTTGGTTTACCAGTGCTCGAGGCGATGGCGTGTGGTTGTCCGGTACTGGCAAGCGACTCATCCAGTTTGCCAGAAGTGGGGGGTAATGCAGCAGAGTATTTTCGAACCGGTGATGCCAATGACCTTGCCCGAAAACTGCAGGCTTTACTTTGCGATGACGACCGATTGAAAACAATGGCGGAGCAGGGATTGGTGCGTGCCCGGCAGTTCAGTTTTCAAAAATCGGCAACTGAGTTCTTAGAATTAATAAGAACATCTCTTATAGCGCCGCATTTTTCTGCCAAATAG
- a CDS encoding glycosyltransferase family 4 protein, with product MKVLFNAAFDTRENSGISGFIKSLIPHLAKLCELTILTPDPELFFNHGETVKIPEKVRTPRHALFWTLFQLPKLCTASYDLVFCPIPAAPLRSEIPVVATVHDLIPLLFLEPEKKTGMIYHRKKLLLWLGVQSLHKVDGIVTVSESTRQDLIKKFPALRSRTLTVIHEAPCVRPEAPEAEVIPDDLPRPSAHYLLYVGGHAPHKNLSRLIAAFARIAEQFPTLQLVIVGWGTPALVNRTRETIATYQLKDRVLILPNTLTSSQLSALYRNCQLFVYPSLYEGFGLPLLEAMTNQAPVICSNTSSLPEVAGDAALYFNPYSVEDIAQTLRQALTNESLRAQLKAKGLSRTSLFSWEITARKLYQFFQTITVKQKLRI from the coding sequence GTGAAAGTTCTTTTCAACGCCGCCTTTGACACAAGAGAAAATTCAGGAATCAGCGGATTTATCAAATCTCTTATCCCGCATCTTGCAAAACTATGCGAACTTACAATTTTGACACCAGACCCGGAACTGTTTTTCAATCACGGCGAAACAGTTAAGATACCAGAAAAGGTAAGAACACCGCGCCACGCACTATTCTGGACTCTCTTTCAACTTCCCAAACTTTGTACCGCCTCCTACGATTTGGTTTTTTGCCCAATCCCTGCCGCTCCGTTACGCAGCGAAATCCCCGTTGTTGCCACAGTTCACGACCTCATTCCATTACTCTTCCTTGAACCCGAAAAGAAAACTGGAATGATTTATCATCGAAAAAAACTGCTGCTCTGGCTGGGAGTCCAATCCCTGCATAAGGTGGACGGCATCGTTACCGTTTCCGAGAGCACACGGCAGGATTTAATTAAAAAATTTCCGGCTTTGAGGTCTCGCACCCTAACAGTAATCCACGAAGCACCCTGTGTGCGTCCTGAAGCGCCCGAGGCAGAAGTTATCCCTGATGATTTGCCCCGGCCTTCGGCTCACTATTTACTTTATGTTGGCGGCCACGCTCCCCACAAAAACCTATCCCGCCTTATCGCCGCATTTGCTCGAATTGCTGAACAGTTTCCCACTCTGCAACTGGTCATCGTCGGCTGGGGAACGCCAGCGCTTGTTAACCGAACCCGAGAAACAATTGCCACCTATCAATTAAAAGACCGCGTGCTCATCCTGCCCAACACCTTAACCTCATCTCAATTGTCAGCCCTTTACCGCAACTGTCAACTGTTTGTCTATCCTTCCCTTTACGAAGGTTTTGGTTTACCTTTGTTAGAAGCGATGACAAATCAGGCACCGGTGATATGCAGCAACACATCAAGCCTTCCCGAAGTGGCGGGTGACGCCGCTCTTTACTTTAACCCTTATTCAGTTGAAGATATCGCTCAAACTCTACGACAAGCGCTTACCAACGAGAGCCTGCGCGCGCAGTTAAAAGCCAAAGGGCTGTCTCGGACCAGTCTGTTTTCCTGGGAGATTACCGCAAGAAAACTGTACCAGTTTTTTCAGACAATAACTGTAAAACAAAAGTTAAGGATTTAA
- a CDS encoding glycosyltransferase family 4 protein — MQNPPARFRIAIDARRIVRRMSGIGHYVFQIARWMVQLAPDFEVNLLVDRKAPEDKVPAGCRAVVFGSYLGDGTVWAKLYSPFWLNFYVPSYVAQANIDLFHGANFVLPLRLPCKTVATVHDISFIHIPHAYGRIYRRYMVMQTKRSLRAADAVIAVSEKTRDDLIKVFRAEPKRVTVIPNGIGEEFRNDYDQDYLSKVRAQLMLPERYILHVGVVEVKKNIGVLLQAAAPLIKRGLVDGVVLAGRDGLGADKIRGLANKLGLGNRAHFLGFVPQELLPGVYNLANAVVFPSLYEGFGLPVLEAMACGTPVITSNISSLPEVAGDAALLVSPNNSEELKQALERVLTDERLRASLREKGLTRVQEFTWEKTAAKHIEVYRRVLAGDNV; from the coding sequence ATGCAGAACCCCCCGGCTCGTTTCCGGATAGCGATTGACGCCCGGCGGATTGTACGCCGAATGTCCGGGATTGGCCATTATGTTTTTCAAATTGCGCGATGGATGGTGCAACTGGCACCAGATTTTGAGGTTAATTTGCTTGTAGACCGCAAAGCACCAGAAGATAAGGTTCCAGCGGGTTGTCGCGCGGTGGTCTTTGGAAGTTATCTTGGTGACGGTACGGTATGGGCTAAATTGTATTCGCCATTCTGGTTGAATTTCTATGTCCCTTCTTATGTAGCACAAGCAAACATTGACTTATTTCATGGCGCGAACTTTGTCTTACCGCTTCGGCTACCTTGTAAAACGGTGGCGACAGTACACGACATATCTTTTATCCATATTCCCCATGCCTACGGGCGTATTTACCGCCGTTATATGGTGATGCAGACGAAGCGGTCCTTACGCGCTGCCGATGCGGTGATAGCCGTCAGCGAAAAGACGCGAGACGACTTGATTAAAGTGTTTCGGGCAGAACCGAAACGGGTTACAGTGATTCCCAACGGTATTGGTGAGGAGTTCCGAAACGATTACGACCAGGACTATTTAAGCAAGGTCCGAGCACAATTGATGCTTCCGGAAAGGTATATTCTCCATGTTGGGGTCGTGGAGGTGAAGAAAAATATCGGAGTTTTGCTTCAGGCGGCGGCGCCGCTGATAAAAAGAGGGTTGGTTGATGGAGTGGTTCTTGCCGGTCGCGATGGGCTAGGGGCTGATAAAATCCGCGGGTTGGCAAACAAACTGGGGCTGGGAAATAGGGCGCATTTTTTGGGCTTTGTGCCTCAGGAGTTGCTTCCCGGGGTTTATAATCTGGCAAACGCGGTGGTTTTTCCTTCTCTTTATGAAGGGTTTGGTTTGCCGGTGCTTGAGGCGATGGCGTGCGGGACACCGGTTATTACCTCCAACATCTCATCATTGCCTGAGGTTGCGGGTGATGCGGCACTTTTGGTTTCACCAAACAATTCTGAAGAGCTAAAACAGGCGCTGGAGCGGGTGTTAACCGATGAGAGGTTGCGCGCCTCTTTGCGGGAGAAGGGGTTAACCCGGGTTCAGGAGTTTACCTGGGAAAAGACAGCGGCAAAACATATCGAGGTTTATCGTCGGGTTCTGGCAGGTGATAATGTTTGA
- a CDS encoding glycosyltransferase family 2 protein, with the protein MFEPLAIVLFWVPLGFIVYHWVLFPVLLWIYGRLFPRKFHFEQRDEPLRVSVVMAVYNEEAIIAEKMKNILAMEYPADYLEILIGSDNSTDRTDEIIRSFNDPRVRLIHYDEQAGKTVVLNRLLEMATGDVVLCTDADSLLTPQSLKLMVENFYDPKVGVVNPKYRRVNEDGSPAESFYDIWESKVKELEGRIGAMVGCYAYANMVRRSLATPIPDDTILDDFILGIRPFRYGYDVVCEPRALVVTRAESETVEYRRKSRISGGNMQALLRCYDLLSPKYGKKAWVYFSHKVIRMMVPFLLLMMLIGTGLQVRHPFFAVLFGLQLFAYATIPLLFVVPRRWRKFLIIQYYLYLNIGLVIGYWRYFFQRERFWKKTPRTAPPPELS; encoded by the coding sequence ATGTTTGAGCCATTGGCAATAGTTCTTTTCTGGGTACCTTTAGGGTTTATCGTGTATCACTGGGTACTCTTTCCTGTGCTTCTCTGGATATATGGAAGGCTGTTTCCAAGGAAGTTTCACTTTGAGCAGCGAGATGAACCGTTACGGGTAAGTGTGGTGATGGCGGTTTATAACGAGGAGGCGATTATTGCCGAAAAGATGAAGAATATTCTCGCGATGGAATACCCGGCTGATTATCTCGAAATTCTAATTGGCTCGGACAACTCTACTGACCGCACCGACGAGATAATTCGTTCGTTCAATGACCCGCGGGTGCGCTTGATTCATTACGATGAACAGGCAGGCAAAACCGTGGTCCTGAATCGACTGTTAGAAATGGCTACGGGCGATGTGGTGCTCTGTACCGATGCCGACTCGTTGCTGACGCCGCAGTCACTTAAACTTATGGTTGAAAATTTCTATGACCCCAAAGTGGGGGTTGTTAATCCTAAATATCGGCGGGTAAACGAAGATGGCAGTCCAGCAGAAAGTTTCTACGACATCTGGGAGAGTAAGGTAAAGGAACTGGAAGGCAGAATCGGCGCGATGGTTGGTTGTTATGCCTATGCCAATATGGTGCGAAGGTCACTGGCGACACCAATACCGGACGATACTATACTTGATGATTTTATCTTAGGAATTAGACCATTCCGATACGGTTATGATGTGGTCTGTGAGCCCCGGGCGCTGGTAGTTACCCGGGCGGAGAGCGAAACGGTTGAATACCGGCGTAAATCAAGGATATCAGGCGGCAATATGCAGGCGCTATTACGCTGTTATGACCTGCTTTCCCCCAAGTACGGTAAAAAAGCCTGGGTTTACTTTTCCCATAAGGTGATAAGGATGATGGTGCCATTTCTGCTCCTTATGATGCTTATTGGTACGGGTTTACAGGTCAGACACCCGTTTTTTGCGGTACTGTTTGGGTTGCAACTGTTCGCCTATGCCACAATTCCGCTTTTGTTTGTCGTTCCAAGGCGGTGGCGTAAATTCCTGATAATTCAGTATTACCTTTATCTTAACATCGGTCTGGTTATTGGTTACTGGCGTTACTTTTTCCAGCGGGAGCGGTTCTGGAAAAAAACACCGCGCACCGCGCCACCACCTGAATTAAGTTGA
- a CDS encoding pyridoxine 5'-phosphate synthase translates to MRTLSVNIDHIATLRQARQEMFPDPVQAAALVELGGADGITVHLRQDRRHINDRDVKLLRQTIKTELTVEMAAKPDLVKFACTVKPDQVTLVPELITEVTTTRGLDVVREAKRLRRVIATLNRAGVRVSLFIDPEPRQVVAAAKIGAQVVELNTDRYSKEPRRREFRLQELESAAQTAIQHGLVVHVGHGLDYLNVVPILKQSWAQGFSIGFAIVSRAVFVGLIQAVRDMKRLLEVYS, encoded by the coding sequence TTGAGAACATTATCTGTTAATATCGACCACATTGCGACGCTGCGCCAGGCGCGGCAGGAAATGTTTCCTGACCCGGTGCAGGCGGCAGCGCTGGTAGAATTAGGCGGTGCCGATGGTATTACGGTACATTTGCGCCAGGACCGGCGGCACATCAACGACCGGGATGTGAAACTTCTGCGCCAGACGATAAAGACTGAACTGACCGTTGAGATGGCGGCGAAACCAGACCTGGTTAAATTTGCCTGCACCGTCAAACCGGACCAGGTGACCCTGGTGCCAGAACTGATTACCGAGGTTACGACAACCCGTGGTCTGGATGTGGTAAGGGAAGCAAAGCGGTTACGTCGGGTGATAGCAACACTGAACCGTGCTGGTGTAAGGGTGAGTTTATTCATTGACCCGGAGCCCAGGCAGGTGGTTGCAGCGGCAAAAATTGGGGCGCAGGTTGTGGAGTTGAATACCGACCGTTACAGTAAAGAGCCCAGACGCCGGGAGTTTCGGCTCCAGGAGCTGGAGAGCGCGGCACAGACCGCAATCCAGCACGGTTTAGTCGTCCATGTTGGGCATGGCTTGGATTACCTGAATGTTGTACCAATTCTGAAACAGAGTTGGGCGCAGGGGTTTTCCATCGGTTTTGCGATTGTGAGCCGGGCGGTATTTGTTGGACTTATACAGGCGGTTAGAGATATGAAGCGTTTACTGGAGGTGTACTCTTGA
- the secD gene encoding protein translocase subunit SecD, whose product MLVFVIAGVILWPSFQLYVLFPRQEKALKERLSRATTFEDSQAVRMEINEFNQRKGALYEKRIVHLGLDLVGGMHVVLDVDRSQLSEEEARRAPDLALEVIRNRIDQFGVFEPTIQKTDRGRILVQLPGVDRERALNIIKQPAHLTFNLVEEKAKVYDALKTIDERLQAKGGVPATVDSTVSQPLDTTMKEEAVPGTLLSYLRSEGDELDLLIYAKDTANFRAVLEQGKEFWPQGYEFAYGPVETMDNDKVVRVYLIKSEPELVGTRLRRAEPAIYQGAELERANTWVVNFELDREGAAKFATVTGRNVGRRLAIVLDGVVRSAPRIQERIPNGRGQITMYDRRGDKAKDLSIVLNSGALPAPVVVVEERSIGASLGADAIRRGLIAAAVGALVVVLFMLIYYGVGGLLADFALVANIFLLLAVLAALRATLTLPGLAGIALTIGMAVDANVLVFERIREELRAGKTPMAAVDTGYARALVTIIDANATTIITALALYFIGSGPVRGFAITLGVGLVINVLTAVFLTRFIFDWFLAQFEVKTLRI is encoded by the coding sequence TTGCTGGTTTTTGTTATTGCCGGAGTGATACTCTGGCCCAGTTTTCAACTTTATGTGCTATTTCCCAGACAGGAAAAGGCGTTAAAAGAACGGTTGAGTCGGGCGACGACATTTGAGGATAGTCAGGCGGTGCGGATGGAAATCAACGAGTTCAATCAGCGAAAAGGGGCGCTTTATGAGAAGCGGATTGTCCATCTCGGGCTGGACTTGGTGGGTGGGATGCATGTGGTGCTGGATGTTGACCGGTCCCAACTTTCCGAAGAGGAAGCAAGACGGGCTCCAGACTTGGCGCTGGAGGTTATCCGGAACCGCATTGACCAGTTCGGGGTATTTGAACCGACGATTCAAAAGACCGACCGGGGAAGAATTCTGGTGCAACTGCCCGGGGTTGACCGGGAACGGGCGCTTAACATCATAAAGCAGCCGGCGCATCTCACTTTCAATCTGGTTGAGGAGAAGGCGAAGGTTTACGATGCGTTGAAGACGATTGATGAGCGCTTGCAGGCAAAAGGCGGAGTGCCAGCAACGGTTGATTCAACTGTGAGCCAGCCGCTGGATACGACAATGAAAGAGGAGGCGGTACCGGGAACGCTTTTAAGTTATCTGCGCAGTGAAGGCGACGAACTGGACCTTTTGATTTACGCCAAGGATACCGCAAACTTCCGGGCGGTTCTGGAACAGGGAAAAGAGTTCTGGCCTCAGGGTTATGAGTTTGCCTACGGACCGGTGGAAACGATGGACAATGACAAGGTGGTGCGGGTTTACCTTATCAAGAGTGAACCGGAACTGGTGGGCACGCGGTTGCGCCGGGCGGAACCGGCGATTTATCAGGGTGCCGAACTGGAACGGGCAAACACCTGGGTGGTCAACTTTGAACTTGACCGGGAGGGTGCGGCAAAGTTTGCAACGGTTACCGGCAGAAATGTGGGAAGAAGACTGGCGATTGTTCTGGATGGTGTTGTGCGCTCTGCGCCCCGCATTCAGGAGCGGATTCCCAATGGTCGGGGGCAGATTACGATGTACGACCGCCGGGGTGACAAGGCAAAGGACCTGTCGATTGTGCTGAACTCCGGTGCCCTGCCTGCACCGGTGGTTGTTGTGGAAGAGCGTTCAATTGGTGCTTCGCTCGGTGCCGATGCGATTCGGCGCGGCTTAATCGCCGCTGCAGTGGGCGCGCTGGTGGTGGTTTTGTTTATGCTTATTTACTACGGTGTTGGTGGTCTGTTAGCGGACTTTGCACTGGTAGCGAACATCTTTCTGCTCCTTGCGGTTCTTGCTGCCTTAAGGGCAACACTCACCCTGCCCGGGCTTGCGGGTATCGCGTTGACAATCGGGATGGCGGTTGATGCCAATGTGCTGGTGTTTGAACGCATCCGCGAGGAGTTGCGGGCAGGAAAAACGCCGATGGCAGCGGTTGATACCGGGTATGCCCGGGCGCTGGTGACAATCATTGACGCTAACGCCACGACGATTATCACTGCCCTGGCGCTCTACTTTATCGGCTCTGGTCCGGTCCGGGGTTTTGCAATCACCCTTGGTGTCGGGTTGGTAATCAACGTACTGACCGCGGTTTTCCTGACGAGGTTTATCTTTGACTGGTTCCTTGCCCAGTTTGAAGTCAAAACACTGAGGATATAA
- the secF gene encoding protein translocase subunit SecF — MKLFGDTNIPFVPKRRFFFLISACLVVVSVLLIVFKGFHYGVDFTGGGLVQVRFSAPVKIDAVRAALTAMGEGGASIQQTETGDFLIRVKPSAKSGDESGFSSRLRQQFAVSFPNIPFEVLRDEAVGPRISKELQSKVLIAVLIGLIGILIYVSFRFDFRFGTGAALALIHDTLIILGFCALFNREITTTLIAAILTLIGYSVNDSIVVSDRIREAVKKIRKESFPDIVNRAVNDTLSRTVITALTTLFVTIALLILASAEIRDFAFALTVGIVVGTYSSIFVVANLVVEWEQKFPTRRRR; from the coding sequence ATGAAACTATTTGGCGATACGAATATTCCATTTGTTCCGAAACGCCGGTTTTTCTTCCTGATTTCGGCGTGCCTGGTTGTCGTTAGTGTTCTATTGATTGTATTTAAGGGGTTCCACTACGGTGTGGACTTTACCGGTGGTGGGCTGGTGCAGGTACGTTTCTCCGCTCCAGTAAAGATTGATGCGGTTCGCGCGGCTCTGACCGCAATGGGTGAAGGCGGCGCTTCAATCCAGCAGACCGAAACCGGCGACTTTCTCATCCGGGTAAAGCCCAGTGCCAAGTCCGGTGACGAAAGCGGGTTTTCTTCGCGGCTGCGCCAGCAGTTTGCCGTTTCATTTCCCAATATACCGTTTGAGGTTTTACGGGATGAGGCGGTGGGTCCGCGTATCTCTAAAGAGTTGCAGAGTAAGGTATTGATTGCGGTTCTTATCGGGCTCATTGGCATTCTCATTTATGTCAGTTTCCGGTTTGACTTCCGGTTCGGCACGGGCGCGGCACTGGCGCTCATTCACGACACCTTAATCATCCTTGGTTTTTGCGCCCTTTTTAACCGGGAAATTACCACGACGCTGATTGCCGCCATCCTGACGTTGATTGGTTATTCGGTCAACGACTCAATCGTTGTTTCCGACCGAATCCGGGAAGCGGTCAAGAAAATCCGCAAAGAGTCGTTCCCGGATATTGTCAACCGGGCGGTGAACGATACGCTTTCCCGCACGGTTATCACCGCTCTGACCACCCTGTTTGTTACAATCGCGCTTCTAATTCTTGCCTCGGCAGAGATCAGAGACTTTGCCTTCGCTCTTACAGTGGGTATTGTTGTTGGTACCTACTCTTCAATTTTTGTGGTTGCGAATCTGGTGGTGGAGTGGGAGCAGAAGTTCCCGACCCGGCGCCGGCGGTAA
- a CDS encoding phosphatidylglycerophosphatase A produces the protein MGAEVPDPAPAVKKPGHGVRFLFQAAVASGFFTGYFPFAPATVTSLFTLLPAYFLSRQPLLAAGVIVVIFFLGVFLADELEKVWGKDPARVTIDEIVGTFITFFLNPVSFAGLAVGFVLWRGFDILKLPFINRVQDVRGGWGVMLDDVLAGICANLILRALILIIPQLGI, from the coding sequence GTGGGAGCAGAAGTTCCCGACCCGGCGCCGGCGGTAAAAAAGCCAGGGCACGGGGTCCGATTCCTTTTCCAGGCAGCGGTTGCCAGCGGGTTCTTTACCGGATACTTTCCGTTTGCCCCGGCGACAGTTACGAGTCTCTTTACATTACTTCCGGCTTATTTCCTTTCGCGTCAGCCTTTACTGGCGGCTGGGGTTATTGTTGTTATTTTCTTTCTGGGCGTCTTTCTGGCAGATGAACTGGAAAAGGTGTGGGGTAAAGACCCGGCAAGGGTTACCATTGACGAAATTGTCGGTACCTTTATCACCTTTTTCTTAAATCCGGTATCCTTTGCCGGGCTGGCGGTTGGTTTTGTTCTCTGGCGCGGGTTTGATATCCTGAAACTGCCCTTTATCAATCGGGTGCAGGATGTGCGGGGTGGCTGGGGTGTGATGCTGGACGATGTCCTTGCCGGCATCTGTGCCAATCTGATACTCAGGGCTTTAATTTTAATTATCCCGCAACTTGGGATATAA